Genomic segment of Pseudomonas sp. CCI4.2:
GAGTATGTGGTCGAGCACATCGCTGGGGTTGCTGAAAAAAAGCGTGAAGCGCGGCTGGCATTGGCGAGGTAGCCATTTGGCGAACCGTGTGGGGCCGAATTCATTTGGGAATGGATTTCACATCCAGCGTCGTGTGAGGCGCCTTCCCGAATGGATTCGGTCCCACAGATTCAGTGGGAGCGAAGGTGTTCGGCACTTGACGAGATTTTGTAACGGGAGAATACTGCGTCCAATATTCATCTATATGACTAGATAACTATAAAAATGAATCAATTCTCCAGCGATGCCCGTCTGCCTCTTTATCAGCGTCTGCGCGATCAACTGGCGCAGCAGATTGCCAACAACCGTTGGCGACCAGGGGAGGCGATTCCTACCGAGGCCGCGCTCTCCAGCGAATACTGTCTGTCCACCGGCACGGTGCGCAAAGCCATCGACATGCTGGTCAACGAGAACATTCTCGAACGCCAACAAGGACGCGGTACCTTCATTCGGCGTCCACAATTCCAGTCCTCGCTGTTTCGCTTCTTCCGCTTCCAGACCGTCGCTGGCGAACGCCAAGTGCCTGAAAGTCGCATCCTCTCTATCGAGCCCATGAGTGCGCCGTCGGCCGTCGCCCAAGCACTGGGGCTCGCGTCAGAATCGCCGGTCATCCGCTTGCTGCGGGTGCGGTTACTGGACGCACAACCGGTATTGGCCGAAGAAATATGGCTGCCACGGATTCAATTTCAAGCGCTTCTGGACATCGATCTCGATCAACAAGGGCCGTTGCTCTACCCGATCTACGAAGAGTTCTGCGGCCAAGTGATTGCCTATGCCGAAGAGACCCTGACCGCTGATTTGGTCAGTGAAGTTCATGCTCGATTGCTGCAGATTCCGGTTAACAGCCCGGTGGTGGTGATCGAGCGACTCGCGCGTAACTACGCCGGCCAGCCCCTGGAATGGCGCCGCTCACGCGGACATGCCAGCCACTTCCGTTACAGCGTGGAAATTCGCTGACCGCTGCGTAATTTTTTTTCTAAATAGCGTGCCTCTCTAATAAGGATAAAAATAATGTTCAAGTGGTATCGCGACATCACTGCTCGGGAGCGCAAGACATTCTGGGCTTGTTTCGGCGGCTGGTCCCTGGACGCCCTGGAAGTGCAGATGTTTGGCCTGGCGATCCCGGCGTTGATCGCCGCGTTCGCCTTGAGCAAAGGTGACGCTGGTTTAATCAGCGGCGTGACCTTGATCACCTCCGCGCTGGGTGGCTGGATCGGCGGGACGCTCTGCGACCGTTACGGCCGGGTTCGCACCCTGCAATGGATGATCCTGTGGTTTTCGATATTCACCTGTTTCTCAGCCTTCGTTACCGGCTTCAACCAGTTGCTGATCGTCAAGGCGCTGCAAGGCTTTGGGATCGGCGGCGAGTGGGCCGCGGGCGCTGTGCTGATGGCGGAAACCATCCAGCCCAAATACCGTGGAAAAGTCATGGGCACGGTGCAAAGCGCCTGGGCTGTGGGTTGGGGCATCGCGGTGGGTACGTTTGCGCTGATTTATTCCTTCGTGCCTGAAGCCATGGCCTGGCGAGTTATGTTTTTAGTAGGCTTGCTGCCCGCGTTGTTGATCATTTGGGTGCGTCGTAACGTCGAAGAGCCCGACAGTTTCCAGCGTCAGCAAAAAGGGCAAACCAAACCCCTGAGTTTCTTCAAATCCATCGCCGGGATTTTCCGTCCCCAACTGTTGCGTGTGACGTTGCTCGGTGGACTGCTGGGCCTGGGCGCGCACGGCGGTTACCACGCGGTTATGACCTGGCTGCCGACCTTTCTCAAGACCGAGCGTCATTTGTCAGTGCTCAGTTCCGGTGGCTACTTGGCGGTAATCATCGTTGCGTTCTGGTGCGGTTGCGTGGTCAGCGGTTTGTTGATCGACAAAATCGGCCGTCGCAAAAACATCATCCTGTTTGCGTTGTGCTGCGTGGTAACGGTGCAGTGCTACCTGTTCCTGCCGTTGACCAACACGCAAATGCTGTTCCTCGGTTTCCCACTGGGCTTCTTCGCTGCCGGTATTCCCGCGAGCCTGGGGGCGCTGTTCAACGAGCTGTATCCCGCCGA
This window contains:
- a CDS encoding GntR family transcriptional regulator → MNQFSSDARLPLYQRLRDQLAQQIANNRWRPGEAIPTEAALSSEYCLSTGTVRKAIDMLVNENILERQQGRGTFIRRPQFQSSLFRFFRFQTVAGERQVPESRILSIEPMSAPSAVAQALGLASESPVIRLLRVRLLDAQPVLAEEIWLPRIQFQALLDIDLDQQGPLLYPIYEEFCGQVIAYAEETLTADLVSEVHARLLQIPVNSPVVVIERLARNYAGQPLEWRRSRGHASHFRYSVEIR
- a CDS encoding MFS transporter, whose translation is MFKWYRDITARERKTFWACFGGWSLDALEVQMFGLAIPALIAAFALSKGDAGLISGVTLITSALGGWIGGTLCDRYGRVRTLQWMILWFSIFTCFSAFVTGFNQLLIVKALQGFGIGGEWAAGAVLMAETIQPKYRGKVMGTVQSAWAVGWGIAVGTFALIYSFVPEAMAWRVMFLVGLLPALLIIWVRRNVEEPDSFQRQQKGQTKPLSFFKSIAGIFRPQLLRVTLLGGLLGLGAHGGYHAVMTWLPTFLKTERHLSVLSSGGYLAVIIVAFWCGCVVSGLLIDKIGRRKNIILFALCCVVTVQCYLFLPLTNTQMLFLGFPLGFFAAGIPASLGALFNELYPADVRGAGVGFCYNFGRVVSAVFPFMVGHMSESMSLGTAIGIDAGIAYGVAVIAAMLLPETRGRSLDATAAAPQVSLNKTQAAQA